The following proteins are encoded in a genomic region of Sphaeramia orbicularis chromosome 2, fSphaOr1.1, whole genome shotgun sequence:
- the LOC115433939 gene encoding calsequestrin-2-like, translating to MLQIWFSLLSGLCFQLIFFCSAEEGLEFPNFDGKDRVLDINERNFKKALKRYDLLCLFYHEPLPANKGLQKRFQMTELVLELTAQVLENKDIGFGMVDAQKDVKVAKKLGMEEVGSLYVFKDDRVIEFDGELSADTLVEFLLDVLEDPVEMINNAMELRAFERMEEDIRLIGYFRGEDSHFKALQEASERFQPYIKFFATFDKSVAKHLSLKMNEVNFYEPFMEEPAILPGRPLSEMDIVEFVNQHRRATLRKLRAENMFETWEDDMDGIHIVAFAEEEDPDGYEFLEILKDVARDNTNNPELSIVWIDPDDFPLLTTYWEKTFKLDLFRPQIGVVNVTDADSVWLDMSNDEDLPTAEELEDWIEDVLSGRVNTEDDDDFADDQENTDGYTSEDSGETHDPDEDDSDD from the exons ATGCTGCAGATCTGGTTTTCTCTTCTATCTGGCCTCTGTTTTCAGTTGATTTTCTTCTGCAGTGCTGAGGAAGGGCTGGAGTTCCCTAATTTTGATGGAAAGGACAGGGTGTTGGACATCAACGAGCGCAACTTTAAGAAAGCTCTGAAGAGATACGACCTTCTGTGTCTGTTCTACCATGAACCTCTGCCGGCCAACAAGGGCCTCCAGAAACGCTTTCAGATGACCGAGCTGGTGCTGGAG CTGACAGCGCAGGTTCTGGAAAACAAAGACATCGGTTTTGGGATGGTGGACGCCCAGAAGGATGTGAAAGTAGCCAAAAAACTGG GGATGGAAGAGGTGGGGAGTCTGTATGTCTTTAAGGACGACCGCGTCATTGAATTTGACGGGGAGCTGTCGGCCGACACCTTGGTTGAGTTCCTGTTGGAC GTGCTGGAGGATCCAGTAGAAATGATCAATAACGCCATGGAGCTGCGGGCCTTCGAGAGAATGGAGGAAGACATTCGCCTCATTGGTTACTTCAGGGGAGAGGATTCAC ATTTCAAAGCTTTACAGGAAGCATCAGAGCGTTTTCAGCCCTACATCAAGTTTTTTGCAACTTTTGATAAATCA GTAGCCAAACATCTCTCCCTGAAGATGAACGAGGTGAATTTCTATGAGCCATTCATGGAGGAGCCGGCCATCCTCCCAGGCCGACCTCTATCAGAGATGGACATCGTGGAGTTTGTCAACCAACACAGGAG GGCTACATTACGGAAGCTCCGGGCTGAGAACATGTTTGAGACATGG GAGGATGACATGGATGGAATACATATTGTTGCTTTTGCTGAGGAGGAAGATCCAG ATGGATATGAGTTCCTGGAGATCCTGAAGGACGTGGCCAGAGACAACACTAACAACCCGGAGCTCAGTATCGTGTGGATCGACCCTGATGACTTCCCTCTG CTGACCACATACTGGGAAAAAACCTTCAAGCTGGACCTGTTCAGACCTCAAATTGGCGTGGTCAACGTCACAGAT GCAGACAGCGTATGGCTGGACATGTCCAACGACGAGGACCTCCCTACGgcggaggagctggaagactggatcGAGGATGTCCTGTCTGGGAGGGTGAAcactgaagatgatgatgattttgCCGATGACCAGGAAAACACTGACGGCTACACGTCAGAGGACAGCGGGGAAACTCATGACCCAGATGAAGATGACAGTGACGACTGA